The following nucleotide sequence is from Bacteroidales bacterium.
CTAAACCCGCTTCCAAACGAGCGACTAAACCTGCTAATAAACCTTCTGCAAAATCAAAAGGAGGAGGAAAAAGGAGATAAAAAATACGTGCTGTAACACCTAAGCAGATAAAAACTCCGTTTAGCTAGAGCTAGACGGTTTTTATCTGCATTGTTGAACGACACCAAAAGTAGTGGGGGCAGCTATTTCAGACTATATGTAATTTCAATCAAGAGCCTTAATTTGTTAATTCTAGCTGAGAAGGTCAGGAATTTGGTAAAAGAGGTAAATAATGAGTTATTTTTCATCCTTATTTGTTTATTTCATTGGTAGTTTTCATTTTCATTAGCTTACATTTATACAATTAAACATAAGTATTGCCTTACGTCAAATTTCACGTTTAATTTCTTTTTGGTTAAAAATGGTTTCGTTGGCATTATGCTACTTTAGGTGCACTTCGGCAACGCTCAGCAACCAAAGCTTTTGGCCTTGCTTTAGCTTCTACCAGAAGCATCCTTCCTCCGCAGTGTTTGCATTTTCCTATTTCTACACCATACACCAATTCCAGAATATCTGCCACCAATATTTTTTGCGGTTTTTGATATTTGGAAAGTTCAAAATGCTCGTGCATTTTTTCTAGCATATTGGTTTTATTTCGGGATGATAAAAATCCGTAATTTCTGATCTTCATAAACCTTGCAGGCAAAACGTGTTGTAAAAAGAGTTTGATAAAATCCTCACCTTTTAAAGTACGGATTTTCTTTTTATAATCATCTGCTCTATCGGTATATTCAAAGGATACCTTTTTATTTGTAACGCTTTTTATTCTGGCATTGCTAATGGCAATCTTATGAGTATATCTGCCTAAGTATTCAAAAACTGACTGCTCGTTTTTAAAGCTTTTCTTGGAGTATACCACCCAGTTTTTATTATAAAGAGTTTCCTTTAAATGGTAGAAAAATTGCTTTTGTGTTTGATCTTGTAAATCCCAAAATTTCAGCTCACCATCTTTAAAATACTTCTTTAGTTGTTCTAAAAACTTCCCTTTAAATGTTGAAGCTAAGGCTTGGGTATTAAAAAGATAATCGCCATCGGTTGGTGATGATTTCCATTTGTTATTTGCTGTAATTCCACCCGATGGGATGATGCAATGCAGGTGAGGATGGTATTCTAAATCCTGTTTCCAAGTGTGCAAGACTGCAATCATCCCCATCTTTGCTTCAATCCGGTTTATAGGATTTTCAGAAAAGCTATCGATAGTATTCCAAGCACATTT
It contains:
- a CDS encoding IS91 family transposase, yielding MKSLITKAFESFSGEYLRFNSATIDQHKVIDSIKICRTEKLGFNVQACQDCGIMQTHYNSCSNRHCPNCQAINKDKWILAKQNDLLPVKYHHTVFTIPSELRTLFKFNKALLYNLLFKCAWNTIDSFSENPINRIEAKMGMIAVLHTWKQDLEYHPHLHCIIPSGGITANNKWKSSPTDGDYLFNTQALASTFKGKFLEQLKKYFKDGELKFWDLQDQTQKQFFYHLKETLYNKNWVVYSKKSFKNEQSVFEYLGRYTHKIAISNARIKSVTNKKVSFEYTDRADDYKKKIRTLKGEDFIKLFLQHVLPARFMKIRNYGFLSSRNKTNMLEKMHEHFELSKYQKPQKILVADILELVYGVEIGKCKHCGGRMLLVEAKARPKALVAERCRSAPKVA